Proteins from one Telopea speciosissima isolate NSW1024214 ecotype Mountain lineage chromosome 1, Tspe_v1, whole genome shotgun sequence genomic window:
- the LOC122648837 gene encoding fibrillin protein 5 homolog isoform X2 produces the protein MAAKVVQPPTPGCHVLPAIPTSIKMIQTNRAVPATHLRTKSSGFGEFPSGFRPSHTIKSAEQGSGLVSEDQGTRETSGAYKTVSQIKADLKQAIQGINRGIFGVPSAKKSEISALVELLESQNPTRNPTQDLDKVGGCWKLVYSTISILGSKRTKLGLRDFISLGDFFQTIYPAEGKAVNIVEFSLRGLNVLKGQLAIEASFKVTSKTKVDIKYENSIITPDQLMSIFRKNYDLLLSIFNPEGWLEISYVDESMRIGRDDKGNMFILERAEDNPQLL, from the exons ATGGCTGCGAAGGTAGTGCAACCACCAACACCGGGTTGCCACGTTCTGCCTGCAATACCCACTAGCATTAAGATGATCCAAACTAACAGAGCAGTCCCAGCCACTCATTTAAGGACCAAGAGCTCCGGATTTGGAGAGTTCCCTTCTGGGTTCAGACCCTCCCACACCATTAAATCTGCAGAACAAGGTTCTGGTTTAGTTAGTGAAGACCAGGGGACACGAGAAACATCAGGAGCTTACAAGACGGTTTCCCAGATCAAAGCCGATCTGAAGCAAGCAATACAGG GCATCAACAGAGGCATCTTTGGAGTCCCGTCTGCAAAGAAATCTGAGATTTCAGCTCTGGTGGAGCTGCTTGAGTCTCAGAATCCAACTCGTAATCCTACTCAAGATCTGGACAAG GTGGGTGGATGCTGGAAGCTTGTCTACAGTACAATTTCTATcctgggttccaagagaaccaaGCTAGGCTTGAGGGACTTCATCAGTTTGGGGGATTTCTTCCAGACCATTTATCCTGCTGAG GGCAAAGCAGTTAACATTGTTGAATTCAGCCTTCGGGGATTAAATGTGCTTAAGGGACAATTAGCTATTGAAGCTTCCTTCAAAGTTACATCAAAAACA AAAGTTGATATTAAGTACGAGAATTCGATCATCACTCCAGATCAG TTGATGAGCATTTTCCGCAAGAACTATGACCTTCTGCTCAGTATCTTCAATCCAGAGGGTTGGCTGGAGATCTC ATATGTGGACGAATCCATGAGGATTGGGAGAGATGATAAAGGCAATATGTTCATATTGGAAAGAGCAGAGGATAATCCCCAACTTCTCTGA
- the LOC122648837 gene encoding fibrillin protein 5 homolog isoform X1: protein MYVCDIRFSCFAGPAVEITAAFKFQLKRGFMAAKVVQPPTPGCHVLPAIPTSIKMIQTNRAVPATHLRTKSSGFGEFPSGFRPSHTIKSAEQGSGLVSEDQGTRETSGAYKTVSQIKADLKQAIQGINRGIFGVPSAKKSEISALVELLESQNPTRNPTQDLDKVGGCWKLVYSTISILGSKRTKLGLRDFISLGDFFQTIYPAEGKAVNIVEFSLRGLNVLKGQLAIEASFKVTSKTKVDIKYENSIITPDQLMSIFRKNYDLLLSIFNPEGWLEISYVDESMRIGRDDKGNMFILERAEDNPQLL, encoded by the exons ATGTATGTGTGTGATATACGTTTTTCATGCTTTGCAGGACCTGCTGTAGAAATCACAGCTGCTTTCAAGTTTCAgctaaaaagg GGATTCATGGCTGCGAAGGTAGTGCAACCACCAACACCGGGTTGCCACGTTCTGCCTGCAATACCCACTAGCATTAAGATGATCCAAACTAACAGAGCAGTCCCAGCCACTCATTTAAGGACCAAGAGCTCCGGATTTGGAGAGTTCCCTTCTGGGTTCAGACCCTCCCACACCATTAAATCTGCAGAACAAGGTTCTGGTTTAGTTAGTGAAGACCAGGGGACACGAGAAACATCAGGAGCTTACAAGACGGTTTCCCAGATCAAAGCCGATCTGAAGCAAGCAATACAGG GCATCAACAGAGGCATCTTTGGAGTCCCGTCTGCAAAGAAATCTGAGATTTCAGCTCTGGTGGAGCTGCTTGAGTCTCAGAATCCAACTCGTAATCCTACTCAAGATCTGGACAAG GTGGGTGGATGCTGGAAGCTTGTCTACAGTACAATTTCTATcctgggttccaagagaaccaaGCTAGGCTTGAGGGACTTCATCAGTTTGGGGGATTTCTTCCAGACCATTTATCCTGCTGAG GGCAAAGCAGTTAACATTGTTGAATTCAGCCTTCGGGGATTAAATGTGCTTAAGGGACAATTAGCTATTGAAGCTTCCTTCAAAGTTACATCAAAAACA AAAGTTGATATTAAGTACGAGAATTCGATCATCACTCCAGATCAG TTGATGAGCATTTTCCGCAAGAACTATGACCTTCTGCTCAGTATCTTCAATCCAGAGGGTTGGCTGGAGATCTC ATATGTGGACGAATCCATGAGGATTGGGAGAGATGATAAAGGCAATATGTTCATATTGGAAAGAGCAGAGGATAATCCCCAACTTCTCTGA